In Chryseobacterium shigense, the following proteins share a genomic window:
- the map gene encoding type I methionyl aminopeptidase: MIQLKTIEELRLMKESAHLVSKTLGMLAKEIKPGINTLYLDKLAHDFIKDHGAEPAFLGYGGFPNSLCISPNEQVVHGFPNNDIIKEGDVLSVDCGVILNGFVGDHAYTFEIGEVKPEVKKLLQVTKESLYKGIEQCVRGKRIGDISHAIQSHCEKEGYGVVKELVGHGLGRQMHEDPQVPNYGRQGSGKVIKDGLAIAIEPMVNMGTEKVKFHNDGWTVTTLDNLPSAHFEHDVAVINGKPVLLSTFKYVYEALGIVSDEEKPFQLDF; the protein is encoded by the coding sequence ATGATTCAATTAAAAACAATAGAGGAACTCCGTTTGATGAAGGAGAGCGCACACCTGGTTTCAAAAACACTGGGAATGCTTGCAAAAGAAATAAAACCGGGAATCAATACTTTATATCTTGATAAATTAGCCCATGATTTTATTAAAGATCACGGTGCAGAACCGGCTTTCTTAGGATATGGCGGTTTCCCGAATTCTTTATGTATTTCTCCGAATGAGCAGGTTGTTCACGGTTTTCCCAATAATGACATTATAAAAGAAGGAGATGTCCTTTCTGTGGACTGTGGAGTTATTCTTAACGGCTTTGTGGGAGATCACGCCTATACATTTGAAATTGGAGAAGTAAAACCAGAGGTTAAAAAATTGCTTCAGGTAACTAAAGAATCCCTTTACAAAGGAATTGAACAGTGTGTGAGAGGAAAAAGAATAGGGGATATTTCCCATGCAATCCAGTCGCACTGTGAAAAAGAAGGCTATGGTGTAGTAAAAGAGCTTGTAGGGCATGGTCTTGGAAGACAGATGCATGAAGATCCACAGGTTCCGAATTACGGAAGGCAGGGAAGCGGAAAAGTGATCAAAGACGGCCTTGCCATTGCTATTGAACCGATGGTAAATATGGGTACTGAAAAAGTAAAATTCCATAATGACGGCTGGACAGTAACTACGCTGGATAACCTGCCTTCCGCACACTTTGAGCATGATGTAGCGGTGATCAACGGGAAACCGGTATTGCTTTCTACATTTAAATATGTTTATGAAGCCCTGGGTATCGTAAGTGATGAAGAAAAGCCATTCCAACTGGATTTTTAA
- a CDS encoding class I SAM-dependent methyltransferase has translation MKKVTKLLLNKIPRPMLIKMSIWARPLIYQFFKGDEFYDPIDGRSYRKFLPYGYGKQRENALSPGTLSLERHRQMWLYLQNETDFFIKNAKVLHIAPEQEFLRKFKMMKNLNYISADLFSPIVDVKADILDLPFEDNSFDIVFCNHVLEHIQDDAKAMSELYRVMKPGGWGIFQVPMRNSMEKTYEDFTITDPKERQKHFGQYDHVRWYGMDYFDRLRKAGFETEPNFYSQNFSEEEIRKYGLRKNEILPVVFKK, from the coding sequence ATGAAAAAAGTAACTAAACTTTTACTTAATAAAATACCGCGTCCTATGCTTATTAAAATGAGCATTTGGGCGAGACCTCTTATCTATCAGTTTTTCAAAGGAGATGAATTCTACGATCCCATTGACGGAAGATCTTACAGGAAATTCCTTCCTTACGGCTATGGAAAACAAAGGGAAAATGCGCTTTCCCCGGGAACACTGAGCCTGGAAAGACACCGCCAGATGTGGCTCTATCTTCAGAATGAAACAGACTTCTTCATTAAAAATGCCAAAGTTCTTCACATTGCTCCCGAGCAGGAATTTTTGAGGAAATTCAAAATGATGAAAAACCTCAATTATATTTCTGCAGACCTTTTTTCTCCCATCGTAGATGTGAAAGCGGATATATTGGATTTACCTTTTGAAGACAACAGTTTTGATATCGTATTCTGTAACCATGTCCTGGAACATATCCAGGATGATGCAAAAGCGATGAGTGAGCTTTACAGGGTAATGAAACCGGGAGGATGGGGAATTTTTCAGGTTCCGATGAGGAACTCCATGGAGAAAACCTATGAAGATTTTACCATCACAGATCCTAAAGAACGCCAGAAGCATTTCGGGCAGTACGATCACGTTCGCTGGTACGGAATGGATTATTTTGACCGTTTGAGAAAAGCTGGTTTTGAAACAGAACCGAACTTTTATTCACAGAATTTTTCAGAAGAAGAAATCAGAAAATACGGGTTAAGAAAAAATGAAATCTTACCTGTAGTATTCAAAAAATAA
- a CDS encoding DMT family transporter, protein MNWIILIVAGLFEVAFASCLGKAKETSGTEMYYWYAGFLVTMTISMVLLIKATQTLPIGTAYAVWTGIGAVGTALMGIFFFKDPVSFWRIFFIVTLIGSVVGLKSVSH, encoded by the coding sequence ATGAACTGGATTATTTTAATTGTCGCGGGATTATTTGAAGTTGCTTTTGCCTCATGTTTAGGAAAAGCCAAAGAAACGTCCGGAACTGAAATGTATTACTGGTACGCCGGCTTTTTAGTTACTATGACTATCAGCATGGTATTACTGATCAAAGCTACGCAAACACTTCCAATCGGAACGGCTTATGCGGTATGGACAGGCATAGGAGCAGTAGGAACAGCCCTGATGGGAATTTTCTTTTTTAAAGATCCTGTAAGCTTCTGGAGGATATTTTTCATCGTCACCTTAATTGGTTCTGTGGTGGGACTGAAATCTGTTTCACACTAA
- a CDS encoding Crp/Fnr family transcriptional regulator — MDIDQILDRIYVLPEASKNALKQHIKEVSHSKCFCLMEADKIIPHIYFIRKGMVRAYASTSDNDITFWFGSEGEAVVSMKSYVEDKPGYESIELLEDCDLYILETENLRKLFNEDIHIANWGRKFAERELMKTEELIISRQFKTSLERYKDLMVNKPDLLKRVQLGYIASYLGITQVSLSRIRAEIR; from the coding sequence ATGGATATAGACCAAATCCTTGACCGTATCTATGTTCTGCCTGAAGCTTCCAAAAACGCTCTAAAACAGCATATTAAGGAAGTATCACATTCCAAATGTTTCTGCCTCATGGAAGCAGATAAAATTATTCCGCATATCTATTTTATCAGAAAAGGTATGGTACGTGCTTATGCCTCTACTTCGGATAACGATATTACATTCTGGTTCGGAAGTGAAGGAGAAGCGGTAGTTTCAATGAAAAGTTATGTAGAAGACAAACCCGGTTATGAAAGTATTGAACTTCTTGAAGACTGTGATCTGTATATTCTGGAAACGGAAAACCTGAGAAAACTTTTCAACGAGGATATTCATATTGCCAACTGGGGAAGAAAATTTGCGGAAAGGGAGCTTATGAAAACAGAAGAACTCATCATTTCAAGACAATTCAAGACTTCGCTGGAACGTTATAAAGATCTAATGGTCAACAAACCTGATCTTTTGAAAAGGGTTCAATTAGGGTATATTGCCTCTTATCTCGGAATAACGCAGGTAAGTCTTAGCAGGATCCGGGCAGAAATAAGATAA
- the era gene encoding GTPase Era: MHKAGFVNIVGKPNAGKSTLLNQLMGEKLAIVTQKAQTTRHRIFGIYNEDDLQIVFSDTPGVLDAKYGLQEKMMDFVKDSLQDADVFLFIVDVTDKAEPSEFLIDKLNKIPVPVLLLLNKVDQTTQEGLEKLVEDWHNRIPKAEILPISALNAFNTDIILPKLRSLLPENPPYYDKEQYTDKPERFFVNEAIREKILLNYEKEIPYSVEVVTEQFKEKEGIIFIDSIIYVERDTQKGIIIGHKGEAIKKVGTEARLDLEKFFAKKIHLNLFVKVKKDWRKNDRDLKNFGYR; this comes from the coding sequence ATGCACAAAGCAGGATTCGTAAATATAGTAGGAAAGCCTAATGCCGGAAAATCTACCTTATTAAACCAATTAATGGGGGAAAAACTGGCTATCGTAACACAAAAGGCACAGACAACACGTCACAGGATTTTTGGAATTTATAACGAAGATGATTTACAGATCGTATTTTCGGATACTCCCGGAGTTTTAGACGCGAAGTACGGTCTTCAGGAAAAAATGATGGATTTTGTAAAGGATTCTTTACAGGATGCCGATGTATTTTTGTTTATTGTGGACGTTACAGATAAAGCAGAACCTTCAGAATTTTTAATTGATAAACTGAACAAAATCCCGGTTCCTGTACTACTTCTGCTGAATAAAGTGGACCAGACTACCCAGGAAGGACTTGAAAAACTGGTAGAAGATTGGCACAACAGAATTCCAAAGGCTGAAATTCTTCCTATTTCTGCTTTAAATGCTTTCAATACAGATATTATTCTTCCTAAATTAAGATCTTTGCTACCGGAGAATCCTCCTTATTATGACAAAGAACAGTACACAGACAAGCCGGAAAGATTTTTCGTAAATGAAGCGATCCGTGAAAAGATCCTTTTGAACTATGAAAAAGAAATTCCTTATTCTGTAGAAGTGGTTACGGAACAGTTCAAAGAAAAAGAGGGAATTATTTTCATAGATTCTATTATTTATGTGGAAAGAGATACCCAAAAGGGAATTATCATCGGGCATAAAGGAGAAGCTATTAAAAAAGTGGGAACAGAAGCCAGACTGGATCTGGAAAAATTCTTTGCCAAGAAAATTCACCTAAACCTTTTTGTAAAAGTGAAAAAAGACTGGCGCAAAAATGACAGGGATCTGAAAAATTTTGGATACAGATAG
- a CDS encoding DoxX family protein, which produces MNYFQPNSSSVPKDIVLFVVRVFLGFAMLSHGFPKLQMLLEGGKIEFYDFIGLGPLITLVLTVIAEFVCSILLILGLFTRISLGFLIFTMVIAAFVVHGADPFEKREMSLVYLSAYLLLMAFGAGKISVDHMIEKRKRASDW; this is translated from the coding sequence ATGAACTACTTTCAGCCAAATTCAAGCTCAGTACCTAAAGATATTGTCTTATTCGTAGTGAGGGTATTTTTGGGTTTTGCCATGCTTTCTCATGGTTTTCCAAAACTTCAGATGTTACTGGAAGGTGGTAAAATTGAATTTTATGATTTTATAGGATTAGGGCCTTTAATAACTCTGGTTCTTACCGTTATCGCTGAATTTGTATGTTCAATACTTCTTATATTAGGCCTCTTCACCAGGATTTCTTTAGGTTTTCTGATCTTTACAATGGTGATTGCCGCTTTTGTAGTTCACGGAGCAGACCCTTTCGAGAAAAGAGAAATGAGTCTTGTTTACCTGTCTGCTTATCTTTTGCTGATGGCTTTTGGTGCAGGAAAAATATCAGTAGACCATATGATAGAAAAACGAAAAAGAGCTTCGGATTGGTAA
- a CDS encoding prolyl oligopeptidase family serine peptidase, producing the protein MKIKLTICLLAFLNFYDAQENITYQKPSAEILKLADYERPPSVLMNSKKDWVVFTYRPTYKTLEDLNQQEMKLAGLRINPVTNISSSVTYSNNLKIRKINDKNETQVKNLPANPKITYISFSPDEKKLAFTNTTDKGVELWIVDMETAAAKKITADNLNANLGTPYTWYNDSQSFLIRTLPSNRPALIDASKDLPTGPIVSTADGKVSQNRTYQDLLKNPQDEKNFEVLTASEIYNADMNGNLKKIKDQDMYSGLSFSPDGNYLMATVIKKPFSYIVPLNRFPSTTTVYDLKGNAVKTVNDVPLNEIMPKGFSSVRTGKRSMGWRSDAPATLIYAEALDGGDQSKAAEYRDEIFTWEAPFTAASKSFFKTKQRYEGVSWTNDHYAVVSEGWYDTRNTKSFLLDLNNGESKVIDDRNYQDVYSDPGNFNTAKNQYGRTVIDMKGGKTYLIGDGFTKDGQHPFIDEMDVKSLKKTRLYTSNIKNSKEEIIDILNPAKGEILTIQQSPSLYPNYFKKNIKSNKAVVVTNFANPFESIKDVYKEVITYKRNDGVTLTGTLYLPANYDRKAKKEKLPLLIWAYPTEYKDKNTAGQNTQNPNDFTFPYYGSFVYWTTKGYAVLDDASFPIIGEGKTEPNDTFIPQLVANGRAAIDAVDKLGYIDRTKVAVGGHSYGAFMTANLLTHSKDYACGIARSGAYNRTLTPFGFQSEQRNYWDIPEIYNTMSPFMNADKMKTPLLLIHGDADNNPGTFTLQTERYFQALKNLGAPVKMVLLPKEAHGYVAKENILHLLWEQDQFLEKCLKK; encoded by the coding sequence ATGAAGATAAAACTGACTATTTGCCTTCTGGCATTTCTCAATTTCTATGATGCACAGGAGAATATTACTTACCAGAAACCATCTGCTGAAATCTTAAAACTGGCAGATTATGAAAGGCCGCCAAGCGTTCTGATGAACAGCAAAAAAGACTGGGTGGTTTTCACATACCGCCCTACCTATAAAACACTGGAAGATCTTAACCAGCAGGAAATGAAACTTGCCGGGCTAAGGATCAACCCGGTTACCAATATTTCAAGCAGTGTTACGTATTCCAATAATCTGAAGATCAGAAAGATCAATGATAAAAATGAAACTCAGGTGAAGAATCTTCCTGCGAATCCTAAAATTACCTATATCTCATTTTCTCCGGACGAAAAAAAACTGGCCTTTACTAATACAACGGATAAAGGAGTTGAGCTTTGGATTGTGGATATGGAAACTGCCGCCGCTAAAAAAATTACCGCTGATAATCTGAATGCCAATCTGGGAACACCTTATACATGGTACAATGATTCCCAAAGTTTCCTGATCAGAACACTTCCTTCAAACAGACCAGCTCTGATTGATGCAAGTAAAGATCTTCCGACAGGACCTATTGTTTCTACCGCTGACGGTAAAGTTTCACAGAACAGAACTTATCAGGATCTTCTGAAAAATCCCCAGGATGAAAAGAACTTTGAGGTTCTTACTGCCTCCGAGATTTACAATGCAGATATGAACGGGAACCTAAAAAAAATAAAAGACCAGGATATGTATTCCGGCTTAAGTTTTTCCCCGGACGGAAATTATTTAATGGCGACTGTGATCAAAAAGCCGTTCTCCTATATCGTTCCATTAAACAGGTTCCCTTCGACTACTACCGTTTATGATCTGAAAGGAAATGCTGTAAAAACAGTAAACGATGTTCCCTTGAATGAAATCATGCCAAAAGGATTTTCATCCGTAAGAACAGGAAAAAGAAGCATGGGCTGGAGAAGTGATGCACCGGCAACTTTAATATATGCTGAAGCACTGGACGGAGGAGACCAATCCAAAGCTGCAGAGTACAGAGATGAGATCTTTACATGGGAAGCACCATTTACTGCCGCTTCGAAGTCATTTTTTAAAACAAAACAGAGATATGAAGGAGTAAGCTGGACTAATGACCATTATGCTGTAGTTTCTGAGGGCTGGTATGATACAAGAAATACCAAATCTTTCCTTTTAGATCTTAATAACGGAGAATCAAAAGTTATTGATGACAGGAATTACCAGGATGTTTACAGCGATCCCGGGAATTTCAATACTGCAAAAAACCAGTACGGAAGAACTGTTATCGATATGAAAGGAGGAAAGACATACCTTATAGGAGACGGATTTACTAAAGACGGTCAGCATCCTTTTATTGATGAAATGGATGTAAAGTCTCTTAAAAAGACGAGATTATACACTTCCAATATTAAAAACAGCAAAGAAGAGATCATTGATATCCTTAATCCTGCGAAAGGAGAGATTTTAACAATTCAACAGTCTCCAAGCCTGTATCCGAATTATTTTAAGAAAAATATTAAATCCAATAAAGCGGTAGTTGTAACCAATTTCGCGAATCCTTTTGAAAGCATTAAAGATGTTTATAAAGAAGTAATTACCTACAAAAGAAATGATGGTGTTACTTTAACAGGAACTCTTTATTTGCCTGCCAATTACGACAGAAAAGCTAAAAAGGAAAAACTTCCGTTACTGATCTGGGCTTATCCTACAGAATATAAAGATAAAAATACGGCCGGTCAGAATACGCAAAACCCGAACGATTTCACATTCCCATACTACGGATCTTTCGTATACTGGACTACAAAAGGATATGCTGTATTGGATGATGCTTCTTTCCCGATTATCGGAGAAGGAAAAACAGAACCGAATGATACCTTCATTCCTCAGCTGGTAGCAAACGGAAGGGCAGCCATAGATGCTGTAGACAAGCTAGGCTATATTGACAGAACTAAAGTTGCTGTTGGAGGTCACTCATACGGTGCATTTATGACCGCTAATCTTTTAACCCATTCTAAAGACTATGCCTGTGGTATTGCAAGAAGTGGGGCTTATAACAGAACCTTAACACCGTTTGGATTTCAGAGCGAACAGAGGAATTACTGGGATATTCCTGAAATCTACAATACAATGTCTCCATTTATGAATGCAGATAAAATGAAAACCCCGTTGTTGCTGATTCATGGTGATGCGGATAACAATCCGGGAACTTTCACTTTACAGACGGAAAGATATTTTCAGGCCCTGAAAAATCTGGGAGCTCCTGTAAAAATGGTTCTCCTTCCGAAAGAAGCGCACGGCTATGTAGCCAAAGAAAATATTTTACACCTTTTATGGGAACAGGATCAGTTCCTGGAGAAGTGTCTGAAGAAATAA
- a CDS encoding HAD family hydrolase, producing the protein MNNHITTIAFDADDTLWINEPYFQEAEKEFCVLLEDYLPQHSISQELFKTEMKNLHLYGYGVKGFMLCMVETVSRISNGTASMQLINRTIEIGQELLQKPIELLDGVTETLDALKGKYRLVVATKGDLLDQERKLKNSGLQEYFHHIEIMSDKKESDYQKLLKHLDCRPEHFLMLGNSIKSDVLPVLEIGGFAAHIPYHVTWSHEQHEHHLEHENFMELKSIDKILGYL; encoded by the coding sequence ATGAATAATCACATAACAACAATTGCCTTTGATGCAGATGATACCCTTTGGATTAATGAACCCTATTTTCAGGAAGCAGAAAAAGAATTCTGTGTACTTCTTGAAGATTATCTTCCACAACATTCCATATCCCAGGAATTATTTAAAACCGAAATGAAGAACCTTCACCTGTACGGTTATGGTGTAAAAGGCTTCATGCTTTGTATGGTGGAAACGGTAAGCAGAATTTCGAATGGTACAGCATCCATGCAGTTAATCAACAGGACTATTGAAATTGGTCAGGAACTGTTACAGAAACCAATAGAATTATTGGATGGCGTTACTGAAACACTTGATGCATTAAAAGGAAAGTACAGACTTGTAGTGGCTACAAAAGGAGATTTGCTGGATCAGGAACGGAAGCTTAAAAATTCAGGATTACAGGAATATTTCCATCATATAGAAATTATGAGTGACAAAAAGGAAAGCGATTATCAAAAACTCCTGAAACATCTGGACTGCAGGCCTGAACACTTTCTGATGCTTGGAAATTCAATAAAATCAGATGTTCTGCCCGTATTGGAAATTGGTGGTTTTGCGGCCCACATTCCTTATCATGTAACCTGGAGCCACGAACAGCATGAACATCATCTGGAACATGAAAATTTTATGGAGCTGAAGAGTATTGATAAAATACTCGGATATTTATAA
- a CDS encoding Crp/Fnr family transcriptional regulator, translated as MLRTNQLFLNYIENLYVKQERKEDILVRSFSKGERIFSQNEKPSKIMLIKEGITKCFFVEENEKEYIVEFLGKGEITGEIELIRNIPCLCSIEAVTDVIVYAISIAYFRNLIKSDLALNNLLLDVFAERIVNTSKRASYQQLYAAEHTLSQLLELQAQQEIEISKEDMAAYLGITVRSLNRTLKNLGK; from the coding sequence ATGTTACGGACCAATCAGTTATTTTTAAATTATATAGAGAACCTTTACGTAAAACAGGAACGTAAAGAAGATATTCTTGTAAGATCTTTCTCCAAAGGCGAAAGAATATTCTCACAGAACGAAAAACCTTCTAAAATAATGCTGATTAAAGAAGGAATCACCAAATGTTTTTTCGTTGAAGAGAATGAGAAAGAATATATTGTTGAATTTCTGGGAAAAGGCGAAATCACAGGGGAGATAGAGCTGATCCGGAATATTCCCTGCTTGTGTAGTATTGAAGCGGTAACAGATGTCATTGTTTATGCCATATCGATAGCTTATTTCAGGAATTTAATCAAAAGTGATCTGGCTTTGAATAATCTGCTTCTTGATGTTTTTGCCGAACGCATTGTCAATACTTCCAAAAGAGCTTCTTATCAGCAGTTGTATGCGGCTGAACATACCTTATCCCAGCTTCTTGAACTGCAGGCACAGCAGGAAATAGAAATTTCAAAAGAAGATATGGCTGCCTATCTGGGAATTACGGTGAGAAGTTTGAACAGAACTTTAAAAAACTTGGGGAAGTGA
- a CDS encoding GNAT family N-acetyltransferase, which yields MKEIQFRNAELKDLEKVVDIYNSTIPSRMVTADTENVSVESRRKWFDEHNPDTRPLWIIENNDSETVGWVSFSSFYGRPAYNGTVEMSIYLDESCRGKGYGKKIMEYCIEKAPGLGIKTLLGFIFSHNEASLKLFRNFGFEDWGILPDVAVLDGIERSLTILGKRVG from the coding sequence ATGAAAGAGATACAATTCAGAAATGCTGAACTGAAAGATTTGGAAAAAGTGGTTGACATATATAACTCTACCATTCCTTCAAGGATGGTGACCGCCGATACGGAAAATGTTTCTGTGGAAAGCAGAAGGAAGTGGTTTGATGAACACAATCCTGATACAAGACCGCTTTGGATCATTGAGAATAATGATAGTGAGACGGTAGGATGGGTGAGCTTTTCTTCATTTTACGGAAGACCTGCTTATAACGGAACCGTTGAAATGAGCATTTACCTGGATGAATCCTGCCGGGGAAAAGGCTATGGAAAAAAAATAATGGAATACTGTATTGAGAAGGCACCGGGTTTAGGAATTAAAACCCTGCTGGGATTTATCTTCTCACATAATGAAGCCAGTCTGAAACTTTTCAGGAATTTTGGGTTTGAAGATTGGGGAATATTACCCGATGTAGCTGTTTTGGATGGAATTGAAAGAAGCCTGACAATTCTAGGAAAAAGGGTTGGATAA
- a CDS encoding MATE family efflux transporter has protein sequence MNFLNKNYTKECLTLALPVMLTQVGQVSVNLFDNIIVGKLLGADALASVSLGNAVFFSVFVLALGFSFAIPPLVSEAHSKQDHGTINSVFSHGFVINMSVGIILMTVLLLGMPLLYHSGQPEKIIPNTVDFLSIMAISMIPFMAFQTLREVSEGLSYTIGVTKATIIANIINIALNYVFIKGLWIFPEMGVKGSALATLISRIFMVVFLYIVLVKEKKTRRYIKDFSLKIQVFSRNMFDKMVKLGLPTALQMFFEVTAFAGAAFICGLISAHDIASHQIALSMASFTFNLCVGFSVASTVMIGRKLGEQNFVELRKVGINNLKIAFIFMCICGLVFILGRNILPTFFTKKEEIEVITLASKLMIIAALFQLSDGIQVTALGTLRGLQDVKIPSIYTFIAYWVITVPLGYFLCVTLNMGAFGMWIALGLGLTISAVFLVKRFLNMSAKRINQKEKQNGSIDQLGA, from the coding sequence ATGAACTTTTTAAACAAAAATTATACGAAAGAATGCCTTACTCTGGCTCTTCCTGTTATGCTTACGCAGGTTGGGCAGGTTTCGGTGAATCTCTTCGACAATATTATTGTCGGAAAACTTTTGGGTGCGGATGCGCTCGCTTCCGTTTCATTGGGAAATGCCGTATTTTTCTCGGTGTTCGTATTGGCGCTTGGATTTTCATTTGCCATTCCTCCCCTTGTTTCTGAGGCCCATTCCAAGCAGGATCATGGGACTATTAATTCTGTTTTCAGTCACGGATTCGTAATCAATATGTCTGTAGGAATTATTTTAATGACTGTTTTACTTTTAGGAATGCCACTACTCTATCATTCCGGGCAGCCGGAGAAGATCATTCCTAATACAGTGGATTTCCTGAGTATTATGGCGATCAGTATGATCCCGTTCATGGCGTTTCAGACACTTCGTGAAGTTTCCGAAGGTCTTTCTTATACCATAGGTGTTACCAAAGCCACGATCATTGCCAATATCATCAATATTGCTCTTAATTATGTTTTTATCAAAGGGCTTTGGATCTTCCCTGAAATGGGTGTGAAAGGTTCTGCTTTAGCCACTCTGATCTCCAGAATATTTATGGTAGTCTTTCTTTATATTGTATTGGTGAAAGAGAAAAAAACAAGACGCTACATCAAAGATTTTTCTTTAAAAATTCAGGTTTTCTCAAGAAATATGTTTGACAAAATGGTAAAACTGGGTTTACCTACAGCTTTACAAATGTTCTTTGAAGTAACAGCTTTTGCCGGGGCAGCATTTATCTGCGGACTTATTTCAGCCCATGATATTGCTTCCCACCAGATTGCTTTGAGTATGGCTTCATTTACCTTCAATCTTTGTGTTGGGTTTAGTGTGGCTTCAACGGTTATGATCGGAAGAAAACTGGGGGAACAGAATTTTGTTGAATTAAGAAAAGTCGGGATCAATAACCTGAAAATAGCTTTTATTTTCATGTGTATCTGTGGATTGGTATTTATTCTCGGAAGAAATATTCTGCCAACCTTCTTTACCAAAAAAGAGGAAATTGAAGTCATTACCTTAGCATCCAAACTGATGATTATTGCTGCATTATTTCAGCTTTCAGATGGGATTCAGGTCACAGCTTTGGGTACGCTCAGAGGTTTGCAGGATGTGAAAATTCCGTCAATCTATACTTTTATTGCTTACTGGGTGATTACCGTTCCATTAGGATATTTTCTTTGTGTAACCCTGAATATGGGTGCTTTCGGAATGTGGATCGCTTTAGGTTTGGGACTTACGATTTCCGCAGTTTTCTTAGTGAAACGATTTTTAAATATGTCTGCAAAAAGAATTAACCAGAAAGAAAAACAAAATGGGTCAATAGATCAACTCGGAGCTTAA
- a CDS encoding sigma-54-dependent transcriptional regulator, producing the protein MQKILIVEDEKAISGVLHSILSDELTDYEFVIAEDGLEGYKQIEKEDFALVISDIKMPKLSGTELLKQSILLKPESTFIMISGHADIDSAVSCLKEGAYDFISKPIDINRLITSVKNALAKESLKKENKNLQTENKTLKRKVNKKYQMIGDSPALKKIQDMIEKVAASDARVLITGPNGAGKELVAHAIHNQSERARGPMVEVNCAAIPSELIESELFGHVKGSFTGAIKDKQGKFEQANGGTIFLDEIGDMSLIAQAKVLRALQESKVSPVGSDKEIKVDVRVIAATNKNMQKEIEEGKFREDLYHRLSVIEIYVPPLDDRKEDIKLLVDHFSGMIADEHGTAVKKFDDKAIDALKVLSWTGNIRELRNVVERLIILGGNTVSEEDVASFVRK; encoded by the coding sequence ATGCAAAAAATCCTTATTGTAGAAGACGAAAAAGCAATCTCGGGAGTATTACACAGTATTCTTTCTGATGAACTTACCGATTACGAATTTGTTATCGCTGAAGATGGCCTTGAAGGCTACAAACAGATAGAAAAAGAAGATTTCGCATTGGTGATTTCTGATATCAAGATGCCGAAACTTTCAGGAACAGAACTTTTAAAGCAAAGCATCCTTTTAAAGCCTGAGAGTACATTCATCATGATCTCCGGTCACGCAGACATCGATTCTGCTGTTTCTTGTCTAAAAGAAGGTGCATACGACTTTATTTCCAAACCTATCGACATCAACAGACTGATTACCAGCGTAAAAAATGCTTTAGCCAAAGAAAGTCTTAAAAAGGAAAATAAAAATCTTCAAACTGAAAATAAGACCCTTAAAAGAAAGGTCAACAAAAAATACCAGATGATCGGCGATTCTCCTGCTCTGAAAAAGATCCAGGATATGATCGAAAAAGTAGCTGCTTCCGATGCCCGTGTTTTAATTACCGGTCCAAACGGAGCAGGAAAAGAACTGGTAGCCCACGCCATTCACAACCAAAGTGAACGTGCGAGAGGCCCAATGGTGGAAGTAAACTGTGCAGCCATCCCTTCCGAGCTTATTGAATCTGAACTTTTCGGACATGTAAAAGGTTCTTTTACGGGTGCTATTAAAGACAAGCAGGGAAAATTCGAGCAGGCAAACGGAGGTACCATCTTTTTAGATGAAATTGGAGATATGAGCCTTATTGCCCAGGCAAAAGTATTGAGAGCATTGCAGGAAAGCAAAGTTTCTCCTGTAGGAAGCGATAAAGAAATCAAGGTTGATGTAAGAGTAATTGCAGCAACCAACAAAAATATGCAGAAGGAAATTGAAGAAGGAAAATTCAGGGAAGACCTTTACCACAGGCTTTCTGTGATTGAAATCTATGTTCCGCCGTTGGATGACAGAAAAGAAGATATCAAATTGTTAGTAGATCATTTTTCCGGTATGATTGCCGATGAACATGGTACTGCTGTGAAAAAATTTGATGATAAAGCGATTGACGCGCTTAAAGTTCTTTCATGGACAGGGAACATCAGAGAACTGAGAAACGTTGTGGAAAGATTAATTATTCTTGGCGGAAATACTGTTTCCGAGGAGGATGTTGCAAGTTTTGTAAGGAAATAA